The DNA region AATATTTATAGAAAGTTTCCCTGTCCGCATCCAAGGGAAGGGAAGGTATTCCCGGTACATCCGTTGTCTTTTCATCCCCTGCTTTTTGCCATCTTGTGTAATAATCGCGGTTGCCTTGCCAACCATCGAACAGCCCGGAATAGCTGATGGAAGACCGGCGGAAGAAATAATTCAGCTTGTATATAATATTGAAAGAAAGCGTCAGCCCCCGATAGGTAAAGCCGTTCCGCAGTGATCCAAAGGTTGTGGGACGTGCCGATCCATTATATACAATACTGTCAGTGGAGGTAGACGAGAGTATTGATGCATAGTCGGTACTTGCCTGCCCTCCATATAGCCCCTGGGGGTTGCCTTTATCATCCAGTCCCTTCCATGCATAACTGTAAACGGCAAAAACCGGTTTTCCGACCATGGGGTAAACAGAGCCTCCACTTCCGTCCGCATGCATAATGTAATCCGAAGCCGTGGTCGGCATGTCATATCTGGTCACCTTATCAGTGGCGAAACTGAGCAGGAACGAGGTCTCCCAATTAAAATATGGTAGGCTTAGGTTACGGGAATGGATTTGCAGGTCCAAGCCCCTGCCGGAAGTATTGGAAAAATTGCCATACAGCACAGTGAGTCCGGTGGAAGGGGCCAGGGGCGCCTGTCCAATGACGTCCAGTCCTTTCTTAAAATACAATTCAAGCGAGCCGCTGACGATTCCTGATTTATTCGAAAAGTCAATACCCGTATTGACCATCCGTATTTTTTCCCAGCGAAGCTGTGGATTCCCCGGATTCGCGACAATGCTGTAAGGAAGGTTGTTGTAATAAGAACTGTTGCCGGTGTAGATGGCCGTGGTATAAGCCGACAGGTTGGCGTCCAGATTGGCATTGTAGCCATAGGTTGCCCGTAGCCTTAAATAGGGCAGTATGTCAAAATGGTAAAAAGCTTCTTTGCTTATTTCCCAGGAAGCACCGATGGAGTAGAGCGGCACGGAACGCTGGTTGGTACGTACACCGAAAAGGTTGCTCTTGTCAATCCTGCCGCTCAATGACAGTACATAACGCCCCAGGTAACCGTATGCCGCGTTCCCGAAATAAGATATATACCTGTTGGTGGTCTTCGAGAATCCTATGCCGTCATTGGGTATCACGGCCATGCTCCCTGTAGGGTTGGTTGAATATTGCGTTTGCCAGTCTACAAAGCTCTGCTGTCCTGTGTTTTTGTCATAACCATATATCGTGTTGCTGTTGCCTTCGTTTATAGTCTCATTGATTTCCGCACCTACAATGGCATCCAGGGAGTGTAATCCGTTGAAATGACCGTTATAGCCGGTTTGTAGCCTTAGGCGATGGGAATGCATTTCGCCGCTTGAATATCTTAGGATACCTCCTACGGGGATAGGATATTCCCCTGTTGAGGAATTATAATACCTGTTGATTAGGTTTCTTGTATAGTAGGTGGAATCACTGTAATAGTTATCCATTCTGGTCTTTAATTGTTCGTACTGGTATTTTGCCTCCGCCGTAAAGCCACTTGCAAATGCGTATTTCAAGCCTGCATTGAGTCGGTTATCTGTCGATCTTTGTCCATTGTCGGCCAATTGGACTTCGGATATCGGGGAATAGCCCCAAGGCAAAAAATCTTGATTTGCCACGGAACCCTTATAGTAAGCTGAGAAATCCTTTGGAAGGCCGGTATTGGTTCCATCTGCATTTTTTAATGTTGCGTACGGATAATACGCCTTGGAAGCGATAGGGTATAAAGTGCCAAGGGAACTATTACTTGTCACTTTTGACTGTATATAATTGTAACCGAGAGACAAGGTAAATCCCTTAAACAGGTGGAAATTATTATTGGCATTCAGTGTGATCCTGTAGTTTTCGTTCCCTATCTGGTTGGATTGGCTGTTGTCATACCCAATGGAAAGGAAATAATCGTTGGTCGGACCTCCGCCACGGAAACTGGCACTGTACTGTTGCGCAACGGAATGGCGGTACAGGTATTTGCTAACATCCTTTCTGAAATCATTGTTGCGTAGGGCATCAATCTGGCTATTGGCATTTGCATCTGTTATCAATCCCCGCTTTGACCCGTCAAGCAATGATACCACGGGCGATACAACTGGATTATAGGAACTTGTCAGGTCATTGTCGTAATACCTCTTATCAAACAATGTTTTTTCGATATCGATAAAATCGGAAGCATTGATCCAATTGGGCGAATAATATAGATTGGGTCTATTGCCTATGGTAGTGTTGGCATTTACTTCAACATTCACTTTTTGGTTTTGTTTTCCCTTTTTCGTGGTCAGCACAATGACCCCATTGCCCGATTTGACACCCCATATAGAGGAAGCTGCTGCATCCTTCAAGACCGTTACGCTGGCAATATCATTTGGATTGATATTGGAGATGTCACCGTCATAAGGGAAACCGTCCACGACTACCAATGGTTGGTCATTGGCAAATAAGGTACTCCTGCCGCGGATACTAAGGTTATAACCTCCCGTATTGGTCAAAGAGGGAGAAACATTTCGATTGAACAACAACCCAGATACATTGCCCTCCAAACGGCTGATAACATGCGAGCCCACTCCCTTATTGAACAATGCACTGTCAATAAAAACAAAACTCCCCGTCGCTCGTTCCTTAGGAATTTGTTGGTATCCTGTGGAGACTACAACCTCATCTAGATCAGAAATTGTTGAAAGCTGTATGGTCAGGAATGTGTCTTTAGAAGTAACGGCAAATATTTCGGTACGGTAGCCTACATGCGAAACTTCCATTGTATCTTTTTGTGCAATGTATAGTGTGAAAAATCCCTTATCATCCGTGAGTTTTATAGTTGTGGCGTTTATTAAAAGTATTGTGGCATTGGGTAAAACATCTCCTGTAGAGGATATTACTCGTCCCCTTATAGTCTGTGCTTGTAGGGAAATTATAGACAATAGTATCCCCAATACGCCCATGAGCGTTAATTTTCGCATTGGTAATCAATGATTTAAAAACAGTAAATTATTATGGTTGAAAGATGCCGGCCGCACGGAAATTAAGTGTATCATCGTCGTACAAAAACTGCGGCCCGAAGTACTTATATAGCCTATTCGGGATGACGCAATTTTAGCGCATACAAAACATAATAAGAAATCTTGGTATTAAATAGAACTGGACAGCCATCAAATAGATAGCTTTGGCCGATAGCAAAAAAGATGTCGGTAAAAGTATAATTGTTAATATAGTAATTGCCTGTAATCATAACTTTTGATTAACAAGCCTGTTTTTTTAAATAACAAATCGGGAGGTCAGATTGCTACTTATGATACAAACAGAGGGAGGTCGAGGCCCTTAGACGTATGCATAAGTAAGCAATCCTTCCTCCCGAAGGAAGTTGGACTGCAAACTTACACCTGTGTCTTGAAAAATTTCGACCTTTTCTGTTTACAGGCTTCGTAAGCACGTATTTAAAATGCGGTATTCTATAATATCCATAACAAATATAGGAACAGAAAAATAATGTACCAAATATTTGGTACATTATTTTTCTGTTTTTTCATAGATTTTACACGCTGATTTAAAAATCAGTATATGCTCGATAGCGTAAAAAGTAAAACGATTTTAGAAAAGATTGCAGAAATATTTAAAAATGCAAGACTTAATTATGATGGTCCATATGGATATCAAAGACAAAGAGGTCGCAAAGGTATCAGTTTGCGAGACCTAGCCAAACATACAGGGATAAAACATACTCAAATTAGTGAAATTGAAAAGGCAAAAAGAAATTCGGGTATCATAAATGTGATAATTATTGCGGAATTTCTAAGCATCGACTTAAATAAAATTATTGAGATTATTAAAGCAGTAGGTAGTCTTGTTATTGAGAATAAGAATGATTGAGTAATTGTTCCTTTGTAAAATTCCTGCTTGCACGGGATTCTGTTTGGCATTGACTATTCGCAATAGTACTTTTAGGAGAACTATGCAATAAAAAATATTTTAAGAAAAAAGGTAAGTAAATAACTTTAATCGTTTCTTGGATCGAAGTCGATCAGAAAAATAGCGGAAACAAAAAGCCTCTTTATACATAGTATCTGATAGCAGATATAGTTGGGCCGGCGGTCATATTTTCATCCAACTTAATGAACTAATTAGTTACCCGAATTGACAATTGATTATTCTTTGCGAGAGCAGATACAAAAGAAAGCAAATCAAAAAAATTGCTGAGTTCATCTCGGAAGCGGTAAAACTTTACCCTCAAATGGCCTTAATTCAAAACTTTACAATCATATATGGAACAAGAATTGGCAAAGAATTTTATCTGTTCGAGTTTTCCTATGATCACAAAAAAACGAATTTCAATATAAAGAAATTGACTTGCCGTCGTTTTCAACGAAAGTCTTTAGTGGAGGTTCTGGAGCAAAAGAATTTGATGAAAACTTTAGACAATATAAAAACGATAAGCATAACGAATATAAAACAAGCCGTGGCATTTATCAATGATTTATAAAAACAATTAACCAAATAAAAGATAATAATACCGGGGTTAAATCAAAATTGTCGGACTTTACAGAATAAAAAATTCCATGCTCTTTGGTAGTGTAATTAGAGAAAAAATGTACATTTATGATAGAGAATTTATCCAAGATATAAACGCTGGAAATATTGAATGGAGAAATGAAAATTTTGAAAGAACAAATTCTCATATGGGTAAGATATTGGATGGTGCGCAAAAACAGCTATCCTGATAGAGCAACTCCCTGACTCTCCACAAATTTATTTTACAACATTTGGGAGGTCGAGGTGGGTGTTTATTTAATAGAAATGTTAACTTACCATTCAGGGTATTGTAGTGTAATTAGATAGCACGTTCACCACTTAGTGAAAGGATCTGGGGCTGATCCAGGATGACCTTTTTTATATTTTAGAAATTGAGATTTTATTACAAGAGTATTGTTCAGGGAAAACAGTATTTAATGAATGTGTAATTACTTCCAAACCTTTTTTTACATTATGAGCACTATAATTTAGTGATAATTTGAATAACTCAAGACTTTTATATAAGTCCAGAATATTAGGCGTATAATCATAAGACAGCATCCATTTGAGTCCCTTTCTTTTATTTAAATAATTTCTCAATAAAACATGATCATCATTTCTATAATAATTCAAGTATAAAGCTTTTCCTTGTATAAAATAAGGTGGGTCTAAGTAAACAAACAGATTTTTTAATTTCAATTGTTTCAAAAAATCTAAAGCATCATAATTTGTAATAGAAATAGCATCTCTAAAATTTCCAATTTTCTGTAATTTCTCGATTAATAAGTCTTTTTTAAATCGACAATCAATTTTATATTCTGCCACCTCCTGATTTTTAGGATCCTGCCCTCCAATTGGACCTGCACCTAATATTCCAGATCGATTGGTTCTTGATAGAAAGAATGTGGCGAAAGCCAATTCAAAACAGGGATGCTTGGTCGAAAAAAAGATTAACCTTTGCTTTTGCCATTCATCTAGAGTAACCTTAGTGTTATTAACAGTCTCAACAAATCTTGCATTTTCATTTGTAATATAATTCCAAAAAGAAAATATTCCCACACTTGCATCATTGATAAATGCATGCTTTACTTTGCCTTCATATAATAATTTTAGTCCAGCACCAAATCCCCCGAATAAGGCTCGGCGTAAGCATAATTTTCCATTCCATTTATAGACAATACTTCCTCTATAAATGGGGCTAAGAATTCTTTACCTCCGGGATATCTTAATGGCGAATATTTCATATCAATTTATCAAAACCTATTTTCGCTGCGAATTTATTGTATATAACCTTATAGTGACTTTTAAAATTTTCAACATCTGGTGCATTCTCCAGCATCCAAGCATGTATGATTTTCTCCTTCCATTTGGGTTGCTTACAGTTTTCTCTAAACCAATTTTTCGCAATATCTCTATCTCTAATTATGTCATTAATATCATGAGAGCTAAAGCACATTTGTTTCGTATAATCACTATGTATTTTTGCCCAAATTGGATCAGCATCCATTTTTTCATTTAGAAATAATGCCAAAACCCGTTCTGGACTATTTCCTCCTGGTAGTGCCAATGCGTTTGGCAAAGACTTAACATCAGTATCTCCGTCAACAATTATCAAAGCATTAGGGAATGTAAATGAGATTATTTTTCGTTTGGCTAAATCTATTAGCTGTTTACCACCTATGTTTGATTTGTCAATAGTAAAATGGCTTCTCCATTTTGCAGGAATTAATGTATTGATAAAGATTCTAGCTTCATCATCTTCAGTAAAAATATTTATTCTGTCCGGTGTAGCTTCAGGATCAATGGAAACCTTTAAGAAATTCTTTATTCGTAAAAAAGGTAAACCCTCACTTATATCTATCAGCCCATCAATTTTTCGTAAATAAAGAATATTAATATCCTTGGAACTTGATTTGTTTTTTTCTTGATATTCACAAGCTATTTCTAAAATTGTTAACGAATGTGTTGTAAATATTAACTGAAATCCTAATTCTTGTGAAAATTTATTGAGAAAATCAAATAGCTTTATTTGTGAGCCTGGATAGATTGAGGCATCTAGCTCATCGATTGCTAATATTCCTCCTTTATAAACTTTTGGATATTTTTTCTTGAGCCTTCTGAAAGACAAAACTGCCAACAAAATTTTACTAATGTCATCCTGACCAGCTGAGTTAGACTCCCAATCATAATTATCGGTATTGATGCCCATACTTACTTTACTTGGACTCAATAGCATCTCATTCTGTATTGACTCATCAGCACTGATCAAGATATTCTTATGCCACTTATTGAAAAATCTTAATTCCTCATCTGTCAAGGAATGATTAATGCTCGCTTTTATATTTTTTATCTCACCTAATGGAAACAATCGTCCAAGGCTTAAATATATAACGGGATATTGCATATATCCGCTACCTTGCTCCCTATTTCCTTTTTGCCAAAATCGAATTAGCCCTTTTCTTTTATCTCTATTTATACTTTCGAGTTCAAATGGAAGATCACTTTTATTATAGAAATTTAATTTCCATAAATGTTCTCCTGCTTTATCAAATTTTTTTGACAATCTGAATTTTTCTATAAAAGAAGATCTATAACTCCCACCACATAGTGGTCTTTCATCCTTAAACTCAGGAATTTCAGTTATAGTAAATGGTTGAGTCATTAATCCAAGAAGAGTGGTTTTTTGCGTACCATTTTGTCCAGCTATTATAGTTATGTTCTTACCTAAGTCAAAATGAACATTTTGAAATCCTCTAAATTTTTCAATCTCTACCGATTTTATAATCATAATAGTCTATAGCTATTGTTTTCGTCAGGAATATTTTCAAATATAAAACTATTATCATTTGTTGAAGTTTTATTTGGTATTATCTCGGGACTTTCTCAACTAACCAAAACATCTTAGCAATACCTAAACATTGGTAGGCATGATGATAAATGACTCCAAAAGACATCGAAAGCATCGAAGAAATTGTCATACCGAACTGCTTAAGGCATGGAAAAGGAACCTCGGATTGTGAGGTAGTGAAAAGAATGGTATAGGCTAAAAAGAAAAATAAGTTTTCGTGCAGGGAATAATATGATTCTGGGATGTTTTTGGGGCTTTTAGGGGGATTCTTGTATTTGAAATCTCCAGTATTCATAACTTGTAGTTAATAAAAATTGTACCCACTCAACTATCGAAAATAGATATATAGATATTCCAAAAGAACAATACCAAAAAAAGTATTGAGAAAGGTTGATCAAAAACAATTAGTCTAAACTCAAATATTTCATATGATTTGTCTGTAGAGACAAATTGTGATTTGTTTTTTATTATTATAAACCTGGAATAATGATAGTAATAAAATAAATATTGCAAATGAAAACAATATATATGATACTAAAAAAGGGAAAATTATTTGTGGTATTCTTTAGCTTTATAACCATTTTGAATTTACAAGGACAAACAATCAAGAGAATTAATCAATTTTATTATTCAGTACAAAAAGCGGATAGTCTCTATAAAAGTAAAAATTATATAGCGGCAGCGGATATTAATATTAGTGAATATTATTGGTTGAAGTCAATTGGACAACTAGAAAAAACTAATGAATTTTTTTCAGTACCATATGATGCACTATGCAATTTATCATTAGGGAATAAAAACGATTCGGCTTTTAAGTTACTCAAGGAATTAATTCAATATGATAACTTTCCTTATATGTCTTCATTATTAACAGATAATGACCTTAATGATTTAAGAAAAGATAAGAAATGGAAAGAAATTTATGGTTCCCAAATTGAAAATATAATAAATACCCAAAATCAAAAGATTAATAAACAATTGATTGGAAAACTTGATTCGATTCGGGAAAAGGACCAAAAACCTAGGTTTCAATATATGGATACTATCAAAAAGTATGGTGTAAAATCAATACAGGCAAACTTTTTGGGCAAGCAAATTCTAAAGCAAGACTCATTAAATCTAATTGCTTTATTATCACTGATAGATAGTAATGGTTGGCCTTCTAAGGTCGAGGTTGGAGAAAAGGGAGAGCAAACTATTTTTCTTGTTATTCAGCATGCCCCCCTTGATGTTCAAGAAAAGTATTTGCCTATTATGGAAAAAGCTGCATTTAATGGAGATATTAAAAAATCGCAATTAGCCTATTTACAAGATAGGGTATTGTGGCGGAAAAGGTCACTACAACTTTATGGTTCACAGATAAAAATAGATGAACACGGAAAAGCATTGTATCCATTTCCTATGGAAGATCCATTGAATGTTAATCTGCGTAGATTCAGTGTAGGGCTTTTTTCTATGGAAGAGTATATGTCAAAAAATGGGGGAGAATGGGACGCAAAAAATTATATAAAAATTCTTCCAGAGTTAATTGATAATCTAAAACGCAAATAAAAAATGTTGTTAATAACAAGGGCCATTTTCCTGAAAGCCTAATAGAAAAAGTAAGGAGTTAATCTTTCATTACAGTATCATGAAAAAGCTAGAATTAAAAAAAGCCGAATTGGAAGCAATGTCTGAAAATGATTTAGACAAAATCATTGGTGGATCTAAACCTGTTTCTGGGAGTGATGACACTACAACTGTAACTGTGACTATAACGATTACTGTATCGTCAGTTGCAGAAGATAGTGATGATGATCCAGATCCAGACAGTGATTAGTATCGCATTCTTTTCTAAATGGAGGTTGTTATATTTAATTTTTTATTAATAAACAACCTCCTATTTTAATTGAAGCAAAAAAAGAATTATTCTTAATTATTCCTCTTAATTTAATCTTTACTATACTATGATTTTAATATTGAGTCGAGTAACCGATCATTCATCAACATTAGTACTTGAGTGGTTAAAGTCGCTTAAAGAAGATGTTATTAGAATTAATGGTGATAAGCCAAATGATATGACCCTGCTATTCTGTAATCTAAATGAGAATAAAACTATTATAGAGCATTTGGGAAAGGAAATTAACTTATTGGATTTCAATAGTATATGGTACAGAAGAAGGCCACTTTCTATCGATAATTTTCTATTGAATAAAAATGATTCTCTAAATAAAAGAATTTTTTTTGACAATATGGATTATCAAAAGGGGCATATAAAAAAAGAAATAGATACTTTAATTAATTTTATTTATTACAAAATAAATAGTGCTGGAATGTTTGTTTTAGGAGATCCGAATAAAGGAAACTTGAATAAATTAGAAGTTTTAAATATGGCACAAAAAGTTGGATTGAAAATTCCACAGACTTATATAATCTCTCAAAAGGAACAATTGATAAAATTAATGGAAAATAACTCATCATTCATAACTAAAGCAATGAAAGATAGTGTCTATTTAATAACTAAGCAGTTTGGTTACTATACTTATACTGAGCGTATAACTTCTAGTTTAATCCATAAATTACCAGACTCTTTTCCGCCTTCATTAATACAGCAGGAAATAACAAAAAAATATGAAATAAGATCATTTTATTTAAATGGAAGATTTTACTCGATGGTAATATTCTCTCAGTCAAATAAAAAAACAGAGGTTGATTTCAGAAAATATAGTCATGAAAAAATAAATCGTTATGTACCATTTAATTTACCTGATAAAATCGAAAAAAAATTATTAATTCTTATGAATGACGAATTGAAACTTAATACTGGAAGTATTGATATTATAGTCGACAAAAATGATAATTATATTTTCTTAGAAGTTAATCCTGTTGGCCAGTTTACTATGACTTCACTTCCTTGTAACTATTTATTAGAAAAAAAAATAGCTGAGTTATTATGTCAGAAACAAAATTGAATAAATTAGAAATTGATGAGTGCCAACTCGCCACTTTGCCATTATTTTATCGAAATATTATATATAATGAATTAACTCAACTTAGTAGTCCCTTAGATTTATCCAAATATATAGAAGATTGGAACAGTTATATATATTATGAATCTTCAGAAAATCCGATTTCGAAAATTATTGACTATTCTATCGAAAAATTTGAAAAGTAAAAAATTTTAAATATTATTTTATGATTGAAAATTCATTATTAGCAAAATACATATATATATATTCTGATTGTTTCTTGGTTAGAGGTGCCAATCGAAGTCTTATTTATGATATAAGTAAGAGAAAAATGATTTTTATTGATAATCAATTGTATAATATATTAAAATTGGCAAGGGAATATACAATTGGAGAAATTCTTGAAATGTTTACTGAAAAAGAAGATATAAATAATTTTGAAAAAATATTGAAAGATCTTATCAATACCAACCTCTGTGAACTAGTTGAGGACATAAAGTTATTTCCTCCTATTGAGATTGCTTGGGAGCATCCCTCTATTATACAAAATGCAATAATAGATATACGAAATACCATTCATGATTTTGAAGATATTTTCAATGAATTGGACGAATTAGGGTGCTATCATATACAAATACGCATTTTTAGTCGTACAATTACTATTGCAGAGATTCAAAATCTAATCTTGAATAAGACTAAGAATAAAAAATTTAGAAGCATTAATTTAACTCTTCCATTTGATAAACATATTGAAATAAGTGAATTAAGAGAATTAGTTATAAAATTTCCATTTATACAAATTAATATATATGATTCAAAAGAATCGGGGTCTGTTCCTAATTGTAATAGTAGAATAATATTCGTGAAACAAAACATTCAATCATGTAATAATTGTGGAATTATAAATTTGGAATCATTGAATTTTCCTTCTATTCAAGGGTTGATGCATAATATATTATTTAATGGTTGCTTAAATAGGAAAATTTCTATAGATGAGAATGGCAATATCAAGAATTGTCCTTCTATGAATAAAGATTATGGTAAATATGGAGAATCTACATTTAAGGATATATTGCTAAAAGAAAGTTTTAATAACTTTAAAAAATATTGGTATATAAATAAAGATGAAATTGAAATTTGCAAAGACTGTGAATTTAGATATTTATGTTCAGATTGTAGGGCCTATACTGCTGATTCAAAAAATATACTTTCTAAACCAGAAAAATGTAAGTATAATCCATATACATCAACATGGGAAAAATAAATAATAAAAGTATTTGTATTCCTGATTTATTTATAGGACAAAGCTATTTATTAAAGATTTTAGTTTAATTATCTAACATTAATAATATCGAATAATATATACGTAGTTGTATAAACTTTAAAAATATTTTTTTAGATAGTTATAGTTTATTATAACTCAATTAAAATTAGTCTTAATTCAATGGTTTTCGTCTAAAACTATTAAATAAATTCTTTTGCACTGATTCTTTATATTAAATGTAATTGTATTGAAGCCATTTGGCTTTTCTTGCCAGGAAAGTATTAGAAGTACTTCAGTTTTGAAATTTAGATAACTATAATATATTGTAATGAACTATGTTTTAATTATAATTTTTCGAATTGGAGTTAGATATAATTTGTTAAAAGTCTATATATAAATGAATAGCTTCAAATTAATTTTAATTTTTGTAGGACTAGCACTATTGGGCAAAGGGCAATCATTGAAAGTTATTGTTAGTAGTAATGAACACACTATTTCAGGGATAGACTTGCAGTTATTTAACGGCAATAAAATAATTGGAAGCTCTACCACTGATAGTTTTGGAATATGTATCTTCAGCGGCTTAAAACCTTTAGATTATAAAATAAAAGTAGTTAGCAGTTTGTATGTTATGGATAGTTTTTTTATAAGATTAAACATAGACACCTCGATTGAAATACATTTAAAATTAAATAATCATAAATTACAAGAGGTAGTTGTAAATTCACAAAAACCTTCCATTCAAAGGAAAATAGACAGGCTTATATTTAATATTGCAGATAATGTAAATTATATAGGCGATAATTTATTATCAGTACTATCAAAATTACCTAAAATTAATGTTGATGAAAATTCTATTGCTATAATAGGCAAAGGGGATGTGTCTATAATGATTAATGATAAAATCGTTCCGATTCCGAATGGAAATTCTTTAATAGCTTTTCTTAAGTCAATCCCTGCATCTAGAATAGATCACATCGAAGTGATGACAAATCCGCCCTCTATATATAGTGCTGAGGGAAATGGAGGAATTATCAATATTATATTAAAAAAAAATAAAGATAAAGGCATTACCGGGTCTATTCAATCTACATTTTTTAAGGGAAAATATATAAATATAGTGCCA from Rhizosphaericola mali includes:
- a CDS encoding SusC/RagA family TonB-linked outer membrane protein, whose translation is MSSTGDVLPNATILLINATTIKLTDDKGFFTLYIAQKDTMEVSHVGYRTEIFAVTSKDTFLTIQLSTISDLDEVVVSTGYQQIPKERATGSFVFIDSALFNKGVGSHVISRLEGNVSGLLFNRNVSPSLTNTGGYNLSIRGRSTLFANDQPLVVVDGFPYDGDISNINPNDIASVTVLKDAAASSIWGVKSGNGVIVLTTKKGKQNQKVNVEVNANTTIGNRPNLYYSPNWINASDFIDIEKTLFDKRYYDNDLTSSYNPVVSPVVSLLDGSKRGLITDANANSQIDALRNNDFRKDVSKYLYRHSVAQQYSASFRGGGPTNDYFLSIGYDNSQSNQIGNENYRITLNANNNFHLFKGFTLSLGYNYIQSKVTSNSSLGTLYPIASKAYYPYATLKNADGTNTGLPKDFSAYYKGSVANQDFLPWGYSPISEVQLADNGQRSTDNRLNAGLKYAFASGFTAEAKYQYEQLKTRMDNYYSDSTYYTRNLINRYYNSSTGEYPIPVGGILRYSSGEMHSHRLRLQTGYNGHFNGLHSLDAIVGAEINETINEGNSNTIYGYDKNTGQQSFVDWQTQYSTNPTGSMAVIPNDGIGFSKTTNRYISYFGNAAYGYLGRYVLSLSGRIDKSNLFGVRTNQRSVPLYSIGASWEISKEAFYHFDILPYLRLRATYGYNANLDANLSAYTTAIYTGNSSYYNNLPYSIVANPGNPQLRWEKIRMVNTGIDFSNKSGIVSGSLELYFKKGLDVIGQAPLAPSTGLTVLYGNFSNTSGRGLDLQIHSRNLSLPYFNWETSFLLSFATDKVTRYDMPTTASDYIMHADGSGGSVYPMVGKPVFAVYSYAWKGLDDKGNPQGLYGGQASTDYASILSSTSTDSIVYNGSARPTTFGSLRNGFTYRGLTLSFNIIYKLNYFFRRSSISYSGLFDGWQGNRDYYTRWQKAGDEKTTDVPGIPSLPLDADRETFYKYSSVLVEKGDHVRLQDISLSYDIPLSPSLKKSIRSVAVYGYVNNVGIIWRANKKQLDPDLYGDNYPLPKTYSLGFKINF
- a CDS encoding helix-turn-helix domain-containing protein; amino-acid sequence: MLDSVKSKTILEKIAEIFKNARLNYDGPYGYQRQRGRKGISLRDLAKHTGIKHTQISEIEKAKRNSGIINVIIIAEFLSIDLNKIIEIIKAVGSLVIENKND
- a CDS encoding DNA adenine methylase, whose amino-acid sequence is MGIFSFWNYITNENARFVETVNNTKVTLDEWQKQRLIFFSTKHPCFELAFATFFLSRTNRSGILGAGPIGGQDPKNQEVAEYKIDCRFKKDLLIEKLQKIGNFRDAISITNYDALDFLKQLKLKNLFVYLDPPYFIQGKALYLNYYRNDDHVLLRNYLNKRKGLKWMLSYDYTPNILDLYKSLELFKLSLNYSAHNVKKGLEVITHSLNTVFPEQYSCNKISISKI
- a CDS encoding AAA family ATPase — translated: MIIKSVEIEKFRGFQNVHFDLGKNITIIAGQNGTQKTTLLGLMTQPFTITEIPEFKDERPLCGGSYRSSFIEKFRLSKKFDKAGEHLWKLNFYNKSDLPFELESINRDKRKGLIRFWQKGNREQGSGYMQYPVIYLSLGRLFPLGEIKNIKASINHSLTDEELRFFNKWHKNILISADESIQNEMLLSPSKVSMGINTDNYDWESNSAGQDDISKILLAVLSFRRLKKKYPKVYKGGILAIDELDASIYPGSQIKLFDFLNKFSQELGFQLIFTTHSLTILEIACEYQEKNKSSSKDINILYLRKIDGLIDISEGLPFLRIKNFLKVSIDPEATPDRINIFTEDDEARIFINTLIPAKWRSHFTIDKSNIGGKQLIDLAKRKIISFTFPNALIIVDGDTDVKSLPNALALPGGNSPERVLALFLNEKMDADPIWAKIHSDYTKQMCFSSHDINDIIRDRDIAKNWFRENCKQPKWKEKIIHAWMLENAPDVENFKSHYKVIYNKFAAKIGFDKLI
- a CDS encoding DUF6624 domain-containing protein — encoded protein: MKTIYMILKKGKLFVVFFSFITILNLQGQTIKRINQFYYSVQKADSLYKSKNYIAAADINISEYYWLKSIGQLEKTNEFFSVPYDALCNLSLGNKNDSAFKLLKELIQYDNFPYMSSLLTDNDLNDLRKDKKWKEIYGSQIENIINTQNQKINKQLIGKLDSIREKDQKPRFQYMDTIKKYGVKSIQANFLGKQILKQDSLNLIALLSLIDSNGWPSKVEVGEKGEQTIFLVIQHAPLDVQEKYLPIMEKAAFNGDIKKSQLAYLQDRVLWRKRSLQLYGSQIKIDEHGKALYPFPMEDPLNVNLRRFSVGLFSMEEYMSKNGGEWDAKNYIKILPELIDNLKRK
- the gwsG gene encoding grasp-with-spasm system ATP-grasp peptide maturase — translated: MILILSRVTDHSSTLVLEWLKSLKEDVIRINGDKPNDMTLLFCNLNENKTIIEHLGKEINLLDFNSIWYRRRPLSIDNFLLNKNDSLNKRIFFDNMDYQKGHIKKEIDTLINFIYYKINSAGMFVLGDPNKGNLNKLEVLNMAQKVGLKIPQTYIISQKEQLIKLMENNSSFITKAMKDSVYLITKQFGYYTYTERITSSLIHKLPDSFPPSLIQQEITKKYEIRSFYLNGRFYSMVIFSQSNKKTEVDFRKYSHEKINRYVPFNLPDKIEKKLLILMNDELKLNTGSIDIIVDKNDNYIFLEVNPVGQFTMTSLPCNYLLEKKIAELLCQKQN
- the gwsS gene encoding grasp-with-spasm system SPASM domain peptide maturase — translated: MIENSLLAKYIYIYSDCFLVRGANRSLIYDISKRKMIFIDNQLYNILKLAREYTIGEILEMFTEKEDINNFEKILKDLINTNLCELVEDIKLFPPIEIAWEHPSIIQNAIIDIRNTIHDFEDIFNELDELGCYHIQIRIFSRTITIAEIQNLILNKTKNKKFRSINLTLPFDKHIEISELRELVIKFPFIQINIYDSKESGSVPNCNSRIIFVKQNIQSCNNCGIINLESLNFPSIQGLMHNILFNGCLNRKISIDENGNIKNCPSMNKDYGKYGESTFKDILLKESFNNFKKYWYINKDEIEICKDCEFRYLCSDCRAYTADSKNILSKPEKCKYNPYTSTWEK